The Methanocella arvoryzae MRE50 DNA window TGACCTGCTACCGCAGCAGAAGTACTCGGGCGAGCTTTACCAGCTGATCCAGACCCAGCCGCTGGAGCTCATGATGCTGGAGCTGAAACTGTCAGTGATCGCCGGAGTAATCGCTGCCCTGCCGGTCGTCTTCTTCTACGCGTACAGGTTCCTCGCCGGCAGGCAGTTCGGAGACCGCTTCAGGATCAGCGGTCCGAAACTGCTTCTGGCCACCGCCGTCGGGCTGGTACTTTTCATCGTAGGCTGCCTGTACTCGTACTGGCTGATGCTGCCCCTGGTGTTCGAATATTTACTGACCAGCTCCCTCGCCGCTGGTGTAGCCAACAGCTGGAAGGTCTCGGACTTCGTCAACTTCGCTGTGATGACCACCGCCGTCTTCGGCCTGGTCTTCGAGCTCCCCCTGGCCATGACCGTCCTCGCCCGCGCCCGGATCGTGCCGGCGTGGGTGTTCCGGAAATACCGGCGCCACATGTACATCGTCATCCTCATCGTGGCCGCCCTCGTCACCAGCCCCGACGTCCTCACCCAGATCATGGTGGGCATACCCCTCATCATATTCTACGAACTCAGCCTGCTGATCTTGAGATTTACGGCTCCGGACAACAGGCCTCCTGCGGAGGAAAAGGCGAGCGGACAGTAAGCTCGTGATATTTTAGAACTACAAAGGCTCACAGGGACTTACATATTAGATGGTCGCTATCCAATCGTCTATAGAAATATCTCTGTGCGTCTCTGTGCCTCTGTGGTGACCAGTAGATATTTTTGGCTCTTCTCCATTTTTAGGATGAGGGTTTCCGGCAGATTGTTAATATTTTAAGCATAAAATACTCCAGGTCCTGGAGGCCGTAACTTCTTCTTTTGATGATATTGATCTTGGTGTTGAAACCTTCGCTACCGGCATTAGTGATATGATGTTTGAAGAGGGCGGTCACACCGTACATGTAACGATCCAATGTCCTTACCAGAGCTTGGAACTCCTCCAATCCGCTACTCTCCACGTTCTCTTTCCATGTCTGCAACCGGAGCATTGCATGGTTCTGATATCGGGCGTCCAGGATGTCCAGGAGTTGTTCTTTCAACAGGTATGCCTTGTACAAGGGTTGGTTCAGCTCCAATAGTTCCTGAAGAGTCTCCCTCTTTTCACTGGGGAGGTTCTTCTCTCTGCTGAGGATGAGAAACCGTTTATCCTTCCAGTGTTTTCGTTCAGCTTTGCCTGCACCCCTGAATTCTCGTCTACGGATACTGTCTATGCATTCCCCTGCTTTCTTAGCGATATGGAACTTATCGAACACGATCTCCGCCCTCGTGTTTTTACGGACGCTGGCAATATATGGATCCCACATATCCATGACCACCGCTTTAACGTTCATGCTTTTCTCGTATCCTAGAATGGCGAAGAACAGGTCGAGTGTCACCTCTTTTCTCCCAATGCCCGTCC harbors:
- the tatC gene encoding twin-arginine translocase subunit TatC; amino-acid sequence: MPLLQDFAALFVRFRKNLLYLGLYILLVSVIAFPFTGDVIMRMSNDLLPQQKYSGELYQLIQTQPLELMMLELKLSVIAGVIAALPVVFFYAYRFLAGRQFGDRFRISGPKLLLATAVGLVLFIVGCLYSYWLMLPLVFEYLLTSSLAAGVANSWKVSDFVNFAVMTTAVFGLVFELPLAMTVLARARIVPAWVFRKYRRHMYIVILIVAALVTSPDVLTQIMVGIPLIIFYELSLLILRFTAPDNRPPAEEKASGQ
- a CDS encoding ISL3-like element ISArch13 family transposase; translation: MGKRCKYSLVFKSQFNFKGFKIAGISHDDERLLVELERSGRPSLCPRCGRRVKRVEDEYVRVVRDLDLGCLRCYVQFPQYKIFCRCGHRGHEKLEFVREYSRCTKRLEKHVSVLCKHMSIKEAAQVVGLDWKTVKSIDKNTMRESLVPLDSSNPRVIGVDEIAYEKGHKYLTVVRDVEKGCVLWTGIGRKEVTLDLFFAILGYEKSMNVKAVVMDMWDPYIASVRKNTRAEIVFDKFHIAKKAGECIDSIRRREFRGAGKAERKHWKDKRFLILSREKNLPSEKRETLQELLELNQPLYKAYLLKEQLLDILDARYQNHAMLRLQTWKENVESSGLEEFQALVRTLDRYMYGVTALFKHHITNAGSEGFNTKINIIKRRSYGLQDLEYFMLKILTICRKPSS